A genomic region of Prionailurus bengalensis isolate Pbe53 chromosome D1, Fcat_Pben_1.1_paternal_pri, whole genome shotgun sequence contains the following coding sequences:
- the LOC122483818 gene encoding LOW QUALITY PROTEIN: olfactory receptor 10V1-like (The sequence of the model RefSeq protein was modified relative to this genomic sequence to represent the inferred CDS: substituted 1 base at 1 genomic stop codon) — translation MTPFLVPGLMEEENRMGVVYFHFHRFSTDPAVSPLLFVAFLVSYLGSLIGNITTGLTVWRDHSPHTPMYFFLFALAVLAIGYSTNIAPLTLAGILSTGHMLISLPGCGAXMFPFILLGGSDCVLLAVMAYDRYMAICHPVRYHIIMSWWLCGQMTLGSLGLGFLLSLPLTILICHLPFCGRNEIFCFFCDMPDVMHLACVDTRMHKAALYAISVAAVAVPFLLICLSYGYIVATILRMNSAERKCRAFSTCSSHLIVVLLQFGCCTLIYLHPSPSSSPEEGRAVSVVYTFFAPVLNPLIYSIRSQEVTDVGRRLTVRTCWFRKPEIFLPRRNIPQTSRGMI, via the coding sequence CTTTCCTTGTTCCAGGTCTGATGGAAGAGGAAAACCGGATGGGGGTGGTCTACTTTCACTTCCACCGCTTCTCAACAGACCCAGCAGTGTCTCCCCTCCTATTTGTGGCCTTCTTGGTGTCGTACTTAGGAAGTCTCATTGGAAACATCACCACTGGGCTCACAGTCTGGCGAGATCACTCCCCCCACACCCCGATGTACTTCTTCCTCTTCGCACTGGCCGTGCTGGCAATTGGCTACTCCACCAACATTGCTCCCCTGACTCTGGCTGGCATCCTTTCCACGGGGCACATGCTCATCTCTCTCCCTGGCTGTGGGGCCTAGATGTTCCCCTTCATTCTTCTTGGAGGGTCTGACTGTGTCTTGCTCGCTGTCATGGCCTACGACAGGTACATGGCAATCTGCCACCCAGTGCGTTACCACATCATCATGAGTTGGTGGCTCTGTGGGCAGATGACTTTAGGTTCTTTGGGCCTGGGATTCCTGTTGTCACTGCCTTTGACCATTCTGATCTGCCACCTTCCATTCTGTGGCCGCAATGAAATCTTCTGCTTCTTCTGTGACATGCCTGACGTCATGCACCTGGCCTGTGTGGACACCCGCATGCACAAGGCAGCTCTCTATGCCATCAGTGTGGCCGCAGTGGCTGTCCCCTTCCTCCTGATCTGCCTCTCCTATGGCTACATTGTGGCCACCATACTGAGGATGAATTCAGCTGAGAGAAAGTGCCGGGCTTTCTCCACCTGTTCCTCCCACCTCATCGTGGTTCTCCTGCAGTTTGGATGTTGCACCCTTATCTACCTTCACCCCAGCCCCAGTTCCTCTCCAGAAGAGGGCCGGGCAGTGTCTGTTGTCTACACCTTTTTTGCACCAGTGCTAAACCCCTTGATCTATAGCATAAGGAGTCAAGAGGTGACCGATGTGGGAAGAAGACTTACGGTAAGAACGTGCTGGTTCAGGAAACCAGAAATATTCCTTCCTAGAAGAAATATTCCCCAAACCAGTAGAGGCATGATCTGA